A portion of the Tamandua tetradactyla isolate mTamTet1 chromosome 16, mTamTet1.pri, whole genome shotgun sequence genome contains these proteins:
- the LOC143660070 gene encoding uncharacterized protein LOC143660070, giving the protein MIEMLESLQPESHLQHEQIHTGEKAYDCNKCGKTFTLKQNFIEHEKIHTGGKSHECSECGKVFSRNSSLTLHLRSHTGKKSYKCNKCGKVFSQKRTFLSHQKHHTEEKLYECGKASVQMSSLIRQQRNHTVKKSYACKHCGKSFNGKSYLAEHEKIHTGEKPFACYQCGRAFSQKQYLIKHQNIHSGKKPFQCNECGKAFSQKENLIIHQRIHTGEKPYECKGCGKAFIQKSSLIRHQRSHTGEKPYTCKECGKAFSGKSNLTEHEKIHIGEKPYKCNECGTIFRQKQYLIKHHNIHTGEKPYECNKCGKAFSRITSLIVHVRIHTGDKPYECKICGKAFCQSSSLTVHIRSHTGEKPYGCNECGKAFSQFSTLALHMRIHTGEKPYQCSECGKAFSQKSHHIRHQRIHTH; this is encoded by the coding sequence ATGATAGAAATGTTGGAAAGCCTTCAGCCCGAATCACATCTTCAGCATGAAcaaattcatactggagagaaagcttATGATTGTAATAAATGTGGAAAAACCTTTACCCTGAAGCAAAACTTCATAGAACATGAGAAAATACATACTGGGGGGAAATCACATGAATGTTCTGAATGTGGGAAAGTGTTCTCTCGAAACTCATCTCTTACTCTACATTTGAGAAGCCATACAGGGAAGAAatcatataaatgtaataaatgtggAAAAGTCTTCAGCCAGAAAAGAACCTTCCTTTCACATCAGAAGCATCATACTGAAGAGAAACTTTATGAGTGTGGGAAAGCTTCTGTTCAGATGTCAAGTCTCATTAGACAACAGAGAAATCATACTGTAAAGAAATCCTATGCTTGTAAGCACTGTGGGAAATCCTTCAATGGCAAGTCATATCTTGCTGAGCATGAaaaaattcatactggagagaagccaTTTGCATGTTATCAGTGTGGAAGAGCCTTCAGCCAGAAGCAATACCTCATTAAACATCAAAACATTCATAGTGGAAAGAAACCCTTTCagtgtaatgaatgtggaaaagcatTTAGTCAGAAGGAAAACCTCATTATTCATCAGCGAatccatactggagagaaaccttatgaatgtaaaggatgtgggaaagctttcattcagaAGTCAAGTCTCATTAGGCACCAGAGAAGTCATACTGGGGAGAAACCATATacatgtaaggaatgtgggaaagccttcagtggCAAATCAAATCTCACTGAGCATGAGAAAATTCAtattggagagaaaccctataagTGTAATGAATGTGGAACAATCTTCAGGCAGAAGCAATACCTTATTAAGCATCACAAtattcatacaggagagaaaccctatgaatgtaataaatgtggaaaagccttctctCGAATCACATCACTTATTGTACATGTGAGAATTCATACAGGTGataaaccttatgaatgtaaaatatgtgggaaagccttctgccAAAGCTCATCTCTTACAGTGCATATACGAAGTCATACAGGTGAGAAACCCTATGgttgtaatgaatgtgggaaagccttttcTCAGTTCTCAACTCTTGCTCTACATATGAGAATCCATACAGGCGAAAAACCATATCAATGTAGTGAGTGTGGGAAAGCTTTTAGCCAGAAGTCACACCACATTAGACACCAGAGAATTCATACTCATTAA